In a single window of the Pocillopora verrucosa isolate sample1 chromosome 4, ASM3666991v2, whole genome shotgun sequence genome:
- the LOC136280283 gene encoding uncharacterized protein: MEFLCRTIYIIVIFLCVGHILDLWSTLAVARAKFLFKNEQDPFEKIPEIYKQELPRLAVTRFSVTLKKMNVDLFLSRVVEVITLVLAHEEDTRSKLSLSEYLSMVFDDGSDLEEVPNEVCVMHVVHAFKLAVELREKDQGSRRSMLS; the protein is encoded by the exons ATGGAGTTTCTTTGCAGGACTATATACATTATTGTTATCTTTCTTTGTGTGGGTCACATTTTGGATCTGTGGTCCACACTGGCCGTGGCGCGAGCAAAATTCTTGTTTAAGAATGAACAG gATCCATTTGAGAAGATACCAGAAATTTATAAACAAGAGTTACCGCGACTTGCAGTCACACGCTTCAGTgtaacattgaaaaaaatgaatgttgatttgtttttgagTAGAGTTGTCGAGGTCATCACTTTAGTGCTGGCTCATGAAGAAGACACAAGAAGTAAATTGAG CCTCAGTGAGTACTTATCAATGGTTTTTGACGATGGCTCCGACCTGGAAGAGGTTCCCAATGAAGTATGTGTAATGCACGTGGTTCATGCGTTCAAGCTCGCGGTAGAATTGCGTGAGAAAGATCAAGGAAGCAGAAGGTCCATGTTGTCCTAG
- the LOC131797156 gene encoding uncharacterized protein: protein MWQILTLALVTFYPYFADSRKNSSIGARSTGGHNPSFVWVTHEPFAFWQDKDLYKSINDLSVTEDDINKAIHINDSTDPCRVTTLTNKIFRGEPVKMIVIGGSNSAGGGIKNHRRLYHQLFSQWWDKVISTTTGSKLTVENLSLGGTGSDFFTFCLQNFIKTDDEPDVVFIELSVNDYGCIHGATARPMELLTRRVLSLKSFPLVLYVSLVDLVKKGASLSTAKNPRCHNLEDLGQHELATHYGITLLSWRDILCPVNSANGIRKAIIRPGMVNDDHLHIDIKGHAQVALMQIRYFQKILQRTSQQLFCEKSPMKDPLFTSSSILVTNPHCWASTNPRWGKSTVHQSLDVKVNKKRRFSELPLESIKAKMGFPSDRRTDAFGGWVSLRQGSFIEFSLQVPPKKWSVGIILRRMRQNSGRVVMWLDKDKKNAVAIIGKAFGNVHYQTRVYFVASDVPQGRHTISLESQGNKAISLLINGIVLGPAGVKGFKGYKPTGTLEKVWSLEDYKKFKL, encoded by the exons ATGTGGCAGATTTTGACTCTCGCTTTGGTAACTTTTTATCCCTATTTTGCCGACTCACGGAAGAACTCGTCAATTGGTGCCCGCTCAACTGG AGGACACAACCCCTCGTTCGTTTGGGTAACTCATGAGCCATTTGCCTTCTGGCAGGATAAAGATTTGTATAAAAGCATCAATGATCTCAGTGTCACAGAAGACGACATTAACAAGGCAATCCACATAAATGACAGTACTGATCCTTGCCGTGTGACGACACTGACGAACAAAATATTCCGGGGTGAGCCTGTCAAAATGATTGTGATTGGTGGATCAAATTCAGCCGGGGGTGGAATAAAAAATCACAGGCGTTTATATCACCAACTGTTCTCTCAGTGGTGGGACAAAGTGATTTCAACAACGACTGGCTCCAAGTTGACGGTAGAAAATTTGTCACTTGGAGGGACAGGAAGCGATTTCTTTACATTTTGCCTGCAAAATTTCATAAAAACAGATGATGAACCAGATGTAGTGTTTATCGAGTTATCAGTAAACGATTATGGATGCATACACGGTGCAACAGCGCGGCCCATGGAACTCCTCACGCGACGAGTATTATCCTTGAAGTCATTTCCATTAGTTCTGTACGTAAGCTTGGTTGATTTGGTCAAGAAGGGTGCTTCTCTTAGCACTGCTAAGAACCCAAGATGTCATAATTTGGAAGATTTGGGACAACACGAGCTCGCAACTCATTACGGAATTACCTTGCTAAGCTGGCGTGACATACTTTGTCCAGTGAATTCAGCTAATGGCATCCGAAAAGCCATCATACGGCCGGGAATGGTTAATGATGATCATCTGCATATTGATATTAAAGGACACGCTCAAGTGGCTCTCATGCAAATCCGTTACTTTCAGAAGATTCTTCAACGAACGAGCCAGCAGCTGTTCTGTGAGAAATCTCCAATGAAGGACCCTTTATTTACCAGCAGCTCGATACTGGTTACAAACCCTCATTGTTGGGCATCTACAAACCCAAGATGGGGAAAATCCACTGTGCACCAGTCTCTTGATGTAAAGGTCAACAAAAAACGGCGCTTCAGCGAGCTTCCATTAGAAAGCATCAAAGCAAAGATGGGCTTTCCATCAGACCGTCGAACTGATGCGTTCGGTGGCTGGGTGTCTCTTCGACAAGGCAGCTTTATAGAGTTCTCCTTACAAGTTCCACCCAAGAAATGGTCTGTAGGTATCATTTTGCGAAGAATGAGGCAAAATTCGGGTCGTGTAGTGATGTGGCTcgacaaagacaaaaagaacGCGGTAGCCATAATTGGGAAAGCTTTCGGTAACGTTCATTATCAAACTCGTGTTTACTTCGTGGCTTCAGACGTGCCTCAGGGCCGTCATACCATTAGCTTGGAGTCTCAAGGTAACAAAgctatttctcttttaataaaCGGCATCGTGTTGGGCCCTGCaggggttaaaggatttaaAGGATATAAACCTACAGGAACTTTAGAAAAAGTTTGGAGTCTCGAGGACtacaaaaagtttaaattatAA